Proteins found in one Heptranchias perlo isolate sHepPer1 chromosome 23, sHepPer1.hap1, whole genome shotgun sequence genomic segment:
- the LOC137341258 gene encoding uncharacterized protein, whose amino-acid sequence MESGQDQADGLHNRKDDLINFNIPVDYSVDCTRNQREGLQTNDPLELLHSGTMDNQYNLCAKNTAGDLETNTGSTVPPTDKVHLDDAISSTTVTVSYVNRPHLFSSQRILQHSLHEQSLPSLCIPSVCVQSQQMLPASFDTSIPTDFVDLSFENPVLVQSGDLESITRGLENGIDCSIVNQHVVKALDLDLALPPSTVHESVSCGRPLEQTLDTAEETLYEQSSASSDVETYDSVCQFSGVMHQENERSDTLSPAETVVQNSDVLVIKLTGCSTPESRPNNKEQCESKNLLGRMDHCETQNGTGVFTGVKSLNNQYTERKLQPVWDLNRSYKDQATMTIKTENIVEFSEAGVPTESEESLSEDTFGKTCPEDLTEGEHNVSPVCDRNRASSNSTLPSQSLVSPDGYQRTYMDSVGTNMSSSYKVAPNACNVLQNSEKRRHTPSNISVLQNMQKTDILSQQGTKTGEWSHDQEVALTSDLKNGEMHCAGKDAKGTQNNSSVQVSCNSADRMVSPCSGDLKPNIKVTEQSVSNENSCREAQKQISSGDANDALSAAKPNLKEIPESVLVVNNVCESSRSSASFSNQTFPSLQKLSTAESNHPRIKPCSLELHKLNVLETEGKCDVRGYVLDLKRNDVASMSCSISMSLSLAKSGKSIDRGEEADSGENCDGKGGQSPSNDDVCEVLSVQAGPQIPNRRKQTLVAKYEDSEVVCISDDENVSCSVAKTDAHQDRSQVQDNKKRRTACQQHMNQKKFEDRPLQIDGSAEPKLFERKILPPRQRGMRLEQIVQNIVTQPKSRTSSSLSERLRRSRDAPTATPTRFQPPRRKSSSSAAEQKSKGDAGLSPRIRDSSQNTMTSECEMQEQNDSDLGEVGPIVAEKQNKSKSTSIPGFCREHATKLSTPVSPATPFCSASLSSKQSIEMSREGRTSGNKQRFGDPDLKCLNGNRRKQTPSTRNATQPKNCVLSRQQSSQPRSRGAARKKIRKPAGKKRQTQQGQPSSFFAPEEPEIKLRALTLKAEDRRDRYDSFSPYVKVEAKGYSTCTVVNYSEDDNNNPKQKKHSQQQSHGSVPKSSCLTLGPTINEASHKSFLVCCLCGQSANAMEQGDLFGPFYPGGYTPSSNQTARSKEVKTEQAGAVVSSPSCNSIRNAVNKTPGQNPESRMREGATTRGQKRRSLDGLEEATKCSDNKKPKNEPSLEEWYQPPLVPMDTNEYWMHEDCVTWCAGVFLVRGKLYGLLEAINLAQETICSMCQKTGATLGCYIKGCPLKYHYACAVESKCFLNEDNFSMKCAKHKDKVLKVSLKGESR is encoded by the coding sequence ATGGAGTCAGGACAGGACCAGGCTGATGGGTTACATAACAGAAAGGATGACTTAATTAATTTCAACATCCCTGTGGATTATTCCGTTGATTGCACAAGAAATCAAAGAGAAGGACTGCAGACAAATGACCCTTTAGAACTATTGCATAGTGGGACCATGGATAATCAATACAACTTGTGTGCTAAAAATACAGCTGGTGACTTGGAGACCAACACTGGGTCTACTGTACCTCCGACTGACAAGGTACACCTGGACGATGCCATCTCAAgtaccacagtcactgtctcttaTGTCAATCGGCCCCACCTGTTTTCTTCCCAACGGATATTGCAGCATTCCTTGCATGAGCAGTCATTGCCATCGCTCTGTATTCCATCTGTTTGTGTGCAGTCACAGCAGATGTTGCCAGCCTCATTTGATACATCCATACCTACCGATTTTGTTGATTTATCATTTGAGAACCCTGTGTTGGTACAGTCTGGTGACCTGGAATCCATTACAAGAGGCCTTGAAAATGGAATAGACTGTAGCATTGTGAACCAGCACGTAGTGAAGGCGCTGGACTTAGATTTAGCATTACCTCCTTCTACTGTCCATGAATCAGTATCATGTGGTAGGCCACTCGAACAGACATTAGACACCGCAGAGGAAACCTTGTATGAACAATCTAGTGCTTCATCTGACGTGGAAACATATGACTCTGTGTGCCAGTTTTCTGGAGTAATGCATCAGGAAAATGAGCGGAGTGATACTTTAAGTCCTGCTGAAACTGTAGTTCAAAACTCTGACGTGCTTGTAATAAAATTGACTGGGTGTTCGACACCAGAGAGCAGACCAAACAACAAAGAACAGTGTGAAAGCAAAAACCTGCTGGGCAGGATGGACCACTGTGAAACGCAAAATGGTACTGGTGTCTTCACTGGGGTGAAAAGCTTAAATAACCAGTATACAGAGAGGAAGCTTCAGCCAGTGTGGGACTTAAACAGGAGTTACAAAGACCAGGCCACAAtgacaataaaaacagaaaacatcgTTGAATTTTCAGAGGCAGGAGTACCAACTGAATCTGAAGAAAGCCTGAGCGAGGACACTTTTGGTAAAACATGCCCAGAAGACTTGACAGAAGGGGAACATAACGTTTCACCAGTTTGTGATCGAAATAGAGCATCTTCAAATTCCACACTGCCGTCACAAAGTTTAGTAAGTCCAGATGGTTACCAGAGGACATACATGGATAGTGTCGGGACCAACATGTCATCAAGTTACAAAGTAGCACCCAATGCATGTAACGTGCTGCAGAATTCAGAAAAAAGGAGACATACTCCAAGTAACATTTCAGTCCTTCAAAATATGCAAAAAACTGATATCTTATCACAGCAGGGTACAAAAACTGGAGAGTGGTCACATGACCAAGAAGTAGCTTTAACATCTGACCTAAAGAACGGAGAAATGCATTGTGCAGGGAAGGATGCCAAAGGCACCCAAAATAATAGCTCAGTGCAGGTCAGTTGCAACTCAGCAGATAGAATGGTTTCTCCATGCAGTGGAGATCTGAAACCAAATATTAAAGTAACCGAACAGTCTGTGAGTAATGAAAATAGCTGCCGGGAAGCCCAAAAACAAATTTCTTCCGGTGATGCAAATGACGCCCTTTCTGCAGCCAAACCGAATTTGAAGGAGATTCCTGAATCAGTGCTGGTCGTCAACAATGTGTGCGAGAGCAGCAGAAGTTCGGCTTCATTCAGTAATCAAACGTTTCCTTCCTTGCAGAAGCTATCAACTGCAGAGAGTAATCATCCCAGGATAAAGCCTTGCTCTCTTGAATTGCATAAACTAAACGTTCTTGAAACGGAGGGGAAGTGCGATGTTCGAGGATATGTATTAGACCTGAAAAGAAACGATGTTGCATCGATGTCGTGCAGCATTTCTATGAGTCTCTCTTTAGCCAAGTCTGGTAAAAGCATTGATCGTGGAGAGGAGGCAGACTCTGGTGAGAACTGTGATGGAAAAGGTGGCCAGAGCCCCAGTAATGACGATGTATGTGAAGTCTTGTCTGTCCAGGCAGGGCCACAAATCCCTAACAGGAGAAAGCAGACCTTGGTGGCCAAGTACGAGGACAGTGAGGTAGTCTGCATCTCTGACGATGAGAACGTTAGCTGTTCGGTTGCAAAAACTGACGCGCATCAGGATCGGTCTCAAGTTCAGGATAATAAGAAACGGAGGACGGCTTGTCAACAGCATATGAATCAGAAGAAATTTGAAGATCGACCTCTCCAAATTGATGGCAGCGCTGAACCCAAGCTTTTTGAAAGGAAGATTCTTCCGCCGCGGCAAAGAGGAATGAGGCTGGAGCAGATCGTGCAAAATATTGTAACTCAGCCCAAGTCTAGGACCTCCAGCAGTCTCAGTGAGCGACTGAGAAGAAGCAGGGACGCACCGACTGCTACTCCAACGAGGTTTCAACCACCAAGACGCAAATCATCCAGCTCTGCTGCAGAACAGAAGTCCAAGGGCGATGCTGGACTCTCTCCTAGAATCAGGGATTCCTCACAAAATACAATGACTTCGGAATGTGAAATGCAAGAACAGAATGATTCAGACTTAGGAGAAGTGGGCCCAATAGTTGCAGAGAAGCAGAACAAAAGTAAATCTACCTCAATTCCAGGCTTTTGCCGTGAACATGCAACAAAACTGAGCACTCCTGTTTCCCCTGCCACGCCTTTCTGCAGTGCCTCTTTGTCTTCAAAGCAGTCGATTGAGATGTCCCGGGAGGGGCGTACTTCGGGCAATAAGCAAAGGTTTGGCGATCCTGACCTCAAATGTTTAAACGGGAACAGAAGGAAGCAGACGCCAAGCACTAGGAATGCCACGCAGCCGAAGAATTGCGTATTGTCCCGGCAACAATCCTCCCAGCCGAGGTCGAGGGGCGCAGCAAGAAAGAAAATACGCAAGCCAGCAGGTAAAAAGCGCCAGACGCAGCAGGGACAGCCCTCGTCATTCTTTGCACCCGAAGAGCCTGAGATAAAACTAAGAGCATTGACTCTTAAGGCTGAGGACCGACGAGATAGATATGATAGTTTTTCACCTTACGTTAAGGTAGAGGCAAAGGGTTATTCAACGTGTACGGTAGTAAACTATTCCGAGGACGATAATAACAACCCTAAGCAAAAGAAACATTCCCAGCAGCAGTCGCACGGTTCAGTTCCAAAATCATCTTGCTTGACATTGGGCCCTACAATTAATGAGGCTTCTCACAAAAGCTTTCTAGTCTGCTGTCTATGCGGCCAGTCTGCAAATGCTATGGAGCAAGGTGATCTTTTTGGACCTTTCTATCCTGGAGGATATACACCTTCGAGCAATCAAACTGCCCGGTCAAAGGAGGTCAAGACCGAGCAAGCTGGTGCAGTTGTCTCTAGCCCTAGTTGTAATTCCATTAGGAATGCAGTAAATAAAACTCCAGGACAAAATCCAGAGTCTAGAATGAGGGAAGGGGCAACAACCCGTGGCCAGAAACGCAGAAGTTTGGACGGTCTTGAAGAGGCCACAAAATGTTCCGATAATAAGAAGCCTAAGAATGAGCCATCTTTGGAAGAGTGGTACCAGCCCCCGTTGGTCCCAATGGACACTAATGAATACTGGATGCATGAAGACTGTGTGACGTGGTGTGCTGGTGTATTTCTTGTAAGAGGAAAGCTATATGGTTTGCTGGAGGCTATCAATCTTGCACAAGAAACG